A single genomic interval of candidate division WOR-3 bacterium harbors:
- a CDS encoding CdaR family protein: MIDSGAKTTYIDVVHLLRIITSNLGLKILALFFAVFLWLVAVLDRSYEVRVRVPIVLGDQRQEARVITDVDARTAVVTISGKGKELLRLRPQRLEFRPVVPEGRFGSRQIKLNVSDLNLPGNLSVRAVEPEVIEVRLGPAASKEVKVTVPTKGQPGGGMMVSELRVNTLVRVTGTAGDIEQIAEISTETLDLSSVRSNEVRRLAVQVPRAGVTCTPETVEVEIRLEKEGARILLGLPVRVLAPPTCEVRVEPAEAQVAIAGPADRIDSIEPSDITVQIKISSLSPGQYRLGADVVLPEKFRLVKIEPLLFDVTVR; encoded by the coding sequence GTGATTGACAGCGGAGCCAAAACCACCTATATTGATGTTGTGCATCTGCTCCGGATCATAACCAGCAACCTCGGATTGAAAATACTGGCACTTTTTTTTGCGGTATTCCTCTGGCTCGTGGCGGTGCTGGACCGGAGTTATGAGGTCCGGGTAAGGGTGCCGATTGTCCTTGGTGACCAGCGGCAGGAGGCGCGGGTAATTACCGATGTTGATGCCCGGACCGCGGTGGTCACGATCAGCGGCAAGGGCAAGGAGCTGCTGCGGCTCCGTCCCCAGCGGCTGGAGTTCCGGCCGGTAGTGCCGGAAGGCAGATTCGGCTCCCGGCAGATCAAACTGAATGTCAGCGATCTCAATCTTCCCGGCAATCTGAGCGTCCGGGCGGTGGAACCGGAGGTGATCGAGGTCCGGCTCGGTCCCGCAGCTTCCAAAGAGGTCAAGGTGACCGTGCCGACCAAGGGGCAGCCCGGTGGTGGAATGATGGTTTCCGAACTCCGGGTCAATACTTTGGTCCGGGTAACGGGTACGGCAGGAGATATTGAGCAGATTGCCGAGATCTCTACCGAGACGCTGGATCTGAGTTCAGTTCGCAGTAACGAGGTGCGGAGGCTGGCGGTTCAGGTGCCACGAGCGGGGGTTACATGCACACCCGAAACGGTCGAGGTCGAGATTCGGCTGGAGAAAGAGGGGGCAAGGATTTTGCTCGGACTGCCGGTCCGGGTGCTGGCACCGCCCACCTGTGAAGTCCGGGTTGAGCCGGCTGAGGCACAGGTGGCAATTGCCGGTCCGGCAGACCGGATCGATTCCATTGAGCCATCGGATATTACGGTCCAGATCAAAATTTCCAGTTTGAGTCCAGGGCAATATCGGCTGGGGGCGGATGTGGTGTTGCCCGAAAAGTTCCGGCTGGTGAAGATTGAGCCGCTGCTTTTTGATGTGACCGTCCGCTGA
- the tsaD gene encoding tRNA (adenosine(37)-N6)-threonylcarbamoyltransferase complex transferase subunit TsaD yields MLILGIETSCDETAAAVLEDGLFVRSSTVSSQLVHALYGGVVPELAARAHIRMIVPVVEQAVREAGIDYPQVELIAVTHAPGLLGALLVGLPFAKGLSFSLNIPFVGVNHIEGHIFALRLEYPQLQPPYLGVVLSGGHTELLLVNDWCEYQELGATVDDACGEAFDKVAKLLGLTYPGGVEIERLALEGRPVIDFPVADAGGLDFSFSGLKTAVLYYLREHPDAHRPDVAASFQVAAVRQIAKRVEQAVRQTGMRRVGVSGGVAANRYLRQQLQLLADRLGFELLIPRPKFCTDNAAMIAAAGYERFRRFGPSQFDLPAFARLSFAGSNQK; encoded by the coding sequence ATGCTGATTCTGGGGATTGAAACATCCTGCGATGAAACCGCGGCAGCGGTGTTAGAGGATGGTCTTTTTGTCCGGTCCAGTACTGTCTCTTCCCAGCTTGTGCATGCACTTTACGGCGGCGTAGTCCCGGAGCTGGCAGCACGGGCACATATCCGTATGATTGTGCCTGTGGTGGAACAGGCAGTGCGGGAAGCCGGAATCGATTATCCGCAGGTGGAGCTGATTGCTGTGACCCATGCCCCCGGACTGCTGGGTGCTCTGCTTGTCGGTCTGCCCTTTGCCAAGGGTTTGAGTTTCAGCCTGAACATCCCGTTTGTCGGGGTAAATCACATTGAGGGGCATATCTTTGCCCTGCGGCTTGAATATCCCCAGCTTCAGCCGCCATACCTGGGAGTGGTGCTTTCCGGCGGTCATACCGAACTGCTGCTCGTTAATGACTGGTGTGAATATCAGGAGCTGGGGGCAACAGTTGATGATGCCTGTGGTGAGGCTTTTGACAAGGTGGCAAAGCTGCTCGGTCTGACCTATCCCGGCGGGGTTGAGATTGAACGGCTGGCGCTTGAGGGCAGACCGGTAATAGACTTTCCGGTTGCTGATGCCGGCGGGCTGGACTTCAGTTTTTCCGGACTCAAGACCGCGGTTCTCTATTATCTGCGCGAGCATCCGGATGCCCACCGGCCGGATGTGGCAGCTTCGTTTCAGGTGGCAGCGGTCCGCCAGATTGCAAAAAGGGTGGAACAGGCGGTCCGGCAGACGGGAATGAGAAGGGTTGGTGTCTCTGGTGGTGTGGCGGCAAACCGGTATCTGCGCCAGCAGTTGCAGCTGCTAGCCGATCGACTAGGGTTTGAACTTTTAATTCCCCGACCCAAGTTCTGCACTGATAATGCAGCGATGATTGCCGCTGCCGGCTATGAGCGGTTCCGGCGGTTTGGTCCTTCTCAATTTGACCTGCCAGCCTTTGCCCGGCTGTCGTTTGCCGGTTCAAATCAGAAATAA
- a CDS encoding SLC13 family permease, whose product MIPIVVLGLVLLLIAVRQLGPVKFQIWQVMTGGALAVLLSGSIRPLEALRAVNWEVMLFLFSMFLIGAALEESGYLARLAYLLFCRARTRDQLLLMILFGFGLLSALLMNDTLAIVGTPVVLLMAERHRINVRALLIALAFAVTIGSAASPLGNPQNFLIATEAAISSPFVVFLRMLLIPTLLNLLVAFGMLKLFYREYFNNTVLNHCAEEISDSHLARLARLALILLAGLILIKIAAGLFPAGPELKLVYITVIAALPILIFSPRRLELIRKVDWHTLIFFAAMFILMASVWRAGFFQSLISQLQLNLRSLPVIMVMSVLLSQFISNVPLVALYLPILLENGVSERALMALAAGSTIVGNMLIMGAASNVIIIQNAERRSRETITLTDFARIGIPLTLLNGLVYLGFLYLF is encoded by the coding sequence ATGATTCCGATTGTCGTATTAGGGCTGGTTCTGCTGCTGATTGCGGTCCGGCAACTCGGTCCGGTAAAATTTCAGATCTGGCAGGTGATGACCGGCGGAGCGCTGGCAGTACTGCTGAGCGGCAGTATCAGGCCGCTGGAAGCCCTGAGGGCGGTGAACTGGGAGGTGATGCTCTTTCTGTTCAGCATGTTTCTGATCGGAGCGGCACTGGAGGAGAGCGGATATCTCGCCCGGCTCGCCTATCTGCTTTTCTGCCGGGCAAGGACGCGGGATCAGCTGCTGCTGATGATCCTTTTCGGATTCGGGCTTCTGTCGGCGCTGCTGATGAATGATACCTTGGCGATTGTCGGCACGCCGGTCGTGCTGTTAATGGCGGAAAGACACCGGATCAATGTCCGTGCCCTGTTGATCGCTCTTGCCTTTGCGGTGACGATCGGTAGTGCCGCAAGTCCGCTCGGCAATCCCCAGAATTTTCTCATTGCCACTGAGGCGGCAATTTCCAGCCCCTTTGTCGTATTTCTCCGGATGCTTTTGATACCGACGCTGCTCAATCTGCTGGTTGCCTTCGGAATGCTCAAGCTGTTTTACCGGGAGTATTTCAACAACACGGTGCTCAATCACTGTGCGGAGGAGATCAGCGACAGCCACCTCGCCCGGCTTGCCCGGCTGGCACTGATTCTGCTGGCAGGGCTGATTCTGATAAAAATCGCTGCCGGTCTGTTTCCTGCCGGTCCGGAATTGAAGCTGGTATACATAACAGTAATTGCTGCCCTGCCGATTCTGATCTTCAGCCCGCGCCGCCTGGAGCTGATTCGGAAGGTGGACTGGCACACCCTGATCTTCTTTGCAGCGATGTTTATCCTGATGGCCAGTGTGTGGCGGGCAGGGTTTTTTCAATCGCTGATCAGTCAGCTGCAGCTGAATCTGCGTTCGCTGCCGGTAATTATGGTCATGAGTGTGCTGCTGAGTCAGTTCATTTCCAATGTGCCGCTGGTGGCACTCTATCTGCCGATCCTGCTTGAGAACGGGGTGTCAGAGCGGGCGCTGATGGCGCTGGCAGCCGGGAGTACAATTGTCGGCAATATGCTGATTATGGGCGCGGCAAGCAATGTGATCATCATTCAGAATGCCGAGCGCCGCTCCAGGGAGACGATCACATTGACTGACTTTGCCCGGATCGGTATTCCCCTGACCCTGCTCAACGGGCTGGTGTATCTGGGATTTCTGTATCTGTTCTGA
- a CDS encoding long-chain fatty acid--CoA ligase: protein MKDTVYEAFSAAVRRCGPKPALLHKVRGRFQPITFEQLNRLVDETAAGLAACGVKPGMRVGIYSYNRPDWVIADLATIKLGAVVVPVYHTLALDTVEYILRDAEVSHLFVESPDLLNPLLPRLNSIPGLKLVITFFEPSAGADARIISFTRLQQQGADTLKTKPGLLEPHPAKPDDLLTICYTSGTTGEPKGAMLTHRNIMSNVQAAIERFNVTEKDTLVSFLPLCHMFERTCGYYTMLFAGAAIAYAESLQTIREDVAAVRPTLLIVVPRVLEKVYNAVQEKVLTGPALQRILMIATIKSLNRYHQLKSRKRRVPLGLMLKKMLLDLLVVRKLRKLGGGRIRLIVSGGAPLERKLARTIRNLGFNLVEGYGLTETSPVVCAAVPGAEKVGTVGKPFPGVEVKIGENDEILVRGPNVMLGYYQKPEETARVIDPEGWFHTGDQGRFDSEGNLIITGRIKELIVNSYGKNIAPVPIEQALLASKFIEQAVVIGDRRPYLVALLVPARLTLEDYARENRIPFQRYEDLLTHPQIISLFRSEIDRCLRPFAPYEQIRKFRLIAEPFTVENGLLTPTLKTRRPEISRVYTSLIDSMYQEE, encoded by the coding sequence ATGAAGGACACGGTCTATGAAGCATTCAGCGCCGCAGTCCGGCGCTGCGGACCCAAACCTGCCCTGCTGCACAAGGTCAGGGGCCGGTTTCAGCCGATCACCTTTGAGCAGCTGAACCGGCTGGTTGACGAAACTGCCGCCGGACTGGCTGCCTGCGGTGTCAAACCGGGAATGCGGGTTGGGATCTATTCCTACAACCGTCCGGATTGGGTAATTGCCGATCTCGCCACCATCAAGCTGGGCGCGGTCGTAGTTCCCGTCTATCACACCCTTGCCCTGGATACGGTAGAATACATCCTCAGAGATGCCGAGGTATCACACCTGTTTGTGGAGTCACCGGACCTGCTCAACCCGCTCCTCCCCCGACTGAACTCAATCCCGGGCTTGAAGCTGGTCATCACATTTTTCGAGCCCTCCGCCGGTGCGGATGCAAGAATCATCAGCTTTACCCGTCTCCAGCAGCAGGGGGCAGATACCCTGAAAACCAAACCGGGACTGCTTGAACCCCATCCTGCAAAACCTGATGACCTGCTGACCATCTGCTATACATCAGGGACTACCGGTGAGCCCAAGGGCGCCATGCTCACCCACCGCAACATCATGTCCAATGTCCAGGCGGCAATTGAGCGCTTCAATGTCACGGAGAAGGATACGCTCGTCTCCTTTCTCCCGCTCTGTCATATGTTCGAACGGACCTGCGGGTATTACACCATGCTTTTTGCCGGCGCCGCCATCGCCTATGCGGAATCGCTCCAGACGATCCGCGAGGATGTGGCTGCAGTCCGGCCGACACTGCTGATTGTCGTCCCCCGCGTGCTCGAAAAGGTTTATAATGCCGTTCAGGAAAAGGTCCTGACCGGTCCGGCTCTCCAGCGGATTTTGATGATCGCCACGATTAAGAGCCTGAACCGGTACCATCAGCTCAAATCCCGGAAACGCCGGGTTCCGCTCGGACTGATGCTGAAAAAGATGCTCCTTGATCTCCTGGTGGTGCGCAAACTGCGGAAACTGGGCGGCGGCAGAATCCGGCTTATTGTTTCCGGCGGCGCACCGCTCGAACGGAAACTGGCACGCACAATCCGGAATCTCGGGTTCAACCTTGTTGAAGGTTACGGTCTGACCGAAACCTCACCCGTCGTCTGCGCGGCAGTTCCCGGCGCCGAAAAGGTGGGCACGGTAGGCAAACCGTTCCCCGGCGTTGAGGTCAAAATCGGAGAAAATGACGAAATTCTGGTGCGCGGACCCAATGTCATGCTCGGCTATTACCAAAAGCCGGAGGAGACCGCCCGCGTGATCGATCCTGAAGGCTGGTTTCATACTGGCGACCAGGGAAGATTTGACTCTGAGGGGAACCTGATCATTACCGGCAGGATCAAAGAGCTGATCGTCAACTCCTATGGGAAGAACATTGCACCGGTGCCGATCGAACAGGCGCTGCTGGCATCAAAATTCATTGAACAGGCGGTGGTCATCGGCGATCGCCGGCCCTATCTGGTTGCACTGCTGGTTCCCGCCCGGCTCACCCTGGAAGATTACGCCCGGGAAAACCGCATACCTTTTCAGCGCTATGAGGACCTGCTCACGCACCCGCAGATCATCAGCCTGTTCCGTTCCGAAATTGACCGCTGTCTCCGCCCCTTTGCCCCTTATGAGCAGATCCGCAAGTTCCGGCTCATTGCTGAGCCGTTTACGGTGGAAAACGGCCTTCTGACTCCCACGCTCAAAACCCGGCGTCCGGAAATCAGCCGGGTATATACTTCCCTGATCGACTCCATGTATCAGGAAGAATAA
- the cysS gene encoding cysteine--tRNA ligase: protein MKVYNTLTRQKEEFVPVEKGRVRIYTCGPTVYWFAHIGNFRAYVFADTLRRVFEYLGYEVRHVMNITDVGHLTTDDDLGEDKLEAGARREGRTPEEIARFYEQAFFADAQKLNIIRPHIVCRATEHIPDMIELIRRIEANGFTYRTSVGLIFDTSRYPDYWRLGRLNLEEQRAGARVAVDPERRNPSDFALWITNQPRHLMQWDSPWGRGFPGWHIECSAMSIKYLGEEFDIHTGGIDHIPIHHTNERAQNFAATGREVVRYWMHNAFLQLGEARMGKSEGNIMTVTELERQGYEPLAFRYLCLTAHYRMPLNFTIEALQGAQNGLRGLRELGLNARTWQEVTGESEWLERAQLEFQTALEDDLNLPQAMAVVWSLVREGNRRQDRRAWKLLLDFDRVLGLRLGETLEGEQDIPADVRALAEEREQARRAKDWARADRLRAEILSRGFVIEDTKEGWRLKRA from the coding sequence ATGAAGGTATATAATACCCTCACACGACAGAAAGAGGAATTTGTCCCGGTGGAGAAGGGCAGGGTCAGAATCTATACCTGCGGACCAACCGTCTACTGGTTTGCCCATATCGGTAATTTCCGGGCATATGTGTTTGCCGACACCCTGCGCCGGGTGTTTGAATATCTGGGCTATGAGGTCCGCCATGTGATGAACATTACTGATGTCGGGCATCTGACTACTGATGATGACCTGGGTGAGGATAAGCTTGAGGCGGGCGCCCGGCGGGAGGGGAGAACGCCAGAGGAGATCGCCCGGTTTTATGAGCAGGCGTTCTTTGCTGATGCACAGAAACTCAATATTATCAGACCGCATATTGTCTGCCGGGCAACTGAGCATATTCCGGATATGATTGAACTGATCCGGCGGATTGAGGCGAATGGATTTACCTACCGGACCAGTGTCGGGTTGATCTTTGATACCAGCAGGTATCCGGATTACTGGCGTCTGGGCAGGCTGAATCTGGAGGAGCAGCGTGCCGGTGCCAGAGTGGCGGTGGACCCGGAACGGCGTAACCCGTCCGACTTTGCGCTCTGGATTACCAATCAGCCCAGACACCTGATGCAGTGGGATTCGCCTTGGGGCCGGGGATTCCCGGGCTGGCATATTGAATGCTCGGCAATGTCAATCAAGTATCTGGGGGAGGAGTTTGACATTCACACCGGCGGAATTGACCATATCCCGATTCACCACACGAACGAGCGGGCGCAGAATTTTGCTGCCACCGGCCGGGAGGTGGTGCGCTACTGGATGCATAACGCCTTTCTCCAGCTCGGTGAGGCACGGATGGGCAAGTCGGAAGGCAATATCATGACCGTCACTGAGCTGGAAAGGCAGGGTTATGAGCCCCTGGCGTTCCGGTATCTGTGCCTGACCGCCCATTACCGGATGCCGCTTAATTTTACGATTGAAGCACTGCAGGGAGCGCAGAACGGGCTCCGAGGGCTGCGGGAGCTGGGATTGAATGCCCGGACCTGGCAGGAGGTTACAGGTGAATCGGAATGGCTGGAACGGGCACAGCTGGAATTCCAGACTGCGCTTGAGGATGATCTGAACCTGCCGCAGGCAATGGCGGTGGTGTGGAGTCTGGTGCGGGAGGGCAACCGGCGCCAGGACCGCCGTGCCTGGAAGCTGCTCCTCGATTTTGACCGGGTTCTAGGTCTCCGGCTCGGAGAAACGCTCGAGGGGGAACAGGACATACCAGCCGATGTCCGGGCGCTGGCTGAGGAGCGGGAGCAGGCACGCCGGGCAAAGGACTGGGCAAGGGCGGACCGGTTGCGGGCGGAGATTTTAAGCCGGGGTTTTGTGATTGAGGATACAAAAGAGGGCTGGCGTTTGAAACGTGCTTGA
- a CDS encoding sugar phosphate isomerase/epimerase: MLDSETLQRRLGIQILFDFTDIITAIDFAAGNGFGVLELNLGNIRFGNQLRQAGKRDQVRRHARAAGVKLAIHALEGPSFFIPSERVRRCAVVELKRTLDWAADIGARNVIMHLGFDMHYGYGGGNRFTHEEFPEYYEQALLAALGELKSYARDRARLCVENVGGFRFAPAKKILPRLLGGSLGLCFDIGHIAILPKEQQEMELAFFQRFCSRIFHAHLHHNNGIRDQHLPLGAGTADVKPYLELLVSSPAWLVFETRPREVALASRDYFITRLLPELGKKG, from the coding sequence GTGCTGGATAGCGAAACGCTGCAACGGCGGTTAGGAATACAGATCCTTTTTGATTTTACTGATATCATCACAGCAATTGATTTCGCTGCCGGCAACGGCTTCGGTGTGCTGGAGCTCAACCTCGGTAACATCCGGTTCGGCAATCAGCTCCGACAGGCAGGGAAGCGTGATCAGGTACGCCGGCACGCCCGGGCAGCAGGGGTGAAGCTGGCGATTCATGCCCTGGAGGGTCCATCGTTCTTTATTCCCAGTGAACGGGTGCGGCGTTGTGCAGTTGTGGAGCTGAAGCGGACGCTGGACTGGGCAGCCGATATCGGCGCCCGGAATGTCATCATGCATCTCGGCTTTGACATGCACTACGGTTATGGCGGAGGCAACCGGTTTACTCATGAGGAGTTCCCGGAATATTATGAGCAGGCACTGCTTGCGGCGCTGGGAGAGTTGAAATCCTATGCCCGGGACCGGGCGCGGCTGTGTGTGGAGAATGTCGGCGGGTTCCGGTTTGCACCTGCAAAGAAGATTTTACCCAGACTCCTGGGCGGAAGCCTGGGGTTGTGTTTTGATATCGGTCATATCGCAATTCTGCCGAAAGAGCAGCAGGAGATGGAGCTTGCCTTTTTTCAGCGGTTTTGTTCCAGGATCTTTCACGCCCATCTCCACCATAACAACGGCATCAGGGATCAGCATCTGCCGCTGGGCGCGGGAACTGCTGATGTCAAGCCCTATCTGGAACTGCTGGTGAGCAGCCCGGCATGGCTGGTGTTTGAGACCCGGCCCCGGGAGGTGGCGCTTGCCAGCCGGGATTACTTCATTACCCGGCTGCTGCCGGAGCTGGGGAAAAAGGGGTGA
- a CDS encoding tetratricopeptide repeat protein has product MACLLIFSLLSTVSRIDTICNRASYFLFNRHLNPHYLDSAYQLLAHARQLDPRHEPTLYLWSRIHTQLGELEPDREQKIRFFERARAIAETLQQVNPNNPDGHMWWAVAQGRIGETRGVLNSLFMVPALKKAFHRVLELDSNYPTVYEALGVLYYELPPFAGGDLKQAERYLIKGLRLDPNYTVIRLDLARVYLKQGRRDAAREQLRLLLKTAKPTYPADFYLDDKPEAEWLLRQLETGN; this is encoded by the coding sequence ATGGCCTGTTTACTGATTTTTTCCCTTCTAAGCACCGTAAGCCGGATTGACACGATCTGCAACCGTGCTAGCTATTTTCTGTTCAACCGGCATCTCAATCCGCATTATCTTGACTCCGCCTATCAACTCCTCGCTCACGCCCGCCAGCTTGACCCGCGCCATGAACCGACCCTTTACCTCTGGTCCCGGATTCACACTCAGCTGGGCGAATTGGAACCGGACCGGGAACAAAAAATCAGGTTTTTTGAGCGCGCCCGGGCGATTGCCGAAACCCTGCAGCAGGTCAATCCTAACAATCCGGATGGCCATATGTGGTGGGCAGTTGCCCAAGGCAGGATCGGAGAAACCCGTGGGGTACTGAACTCATTATTTATGGTGCCAGCGTTGAAAAAGGCATTCCACCGGGTACTGGAACTGGACTCAAATTATCCCACAGTTTATGAAGCCCTTGGTGTGCTTTATTACGAACTGCCACCCTTTGCCGGTGGGGACCTGAAGCAGGCGGAAAGATATCTGATAAAGGGACTGCGGCTCGATCCCAACTACACCGTGATCCGGCTTGACCTCGCCCGTGTCTACCTCAAACAGGGCAGAAGGGATGCTGCCCGTGAGCAACTGCGCCTGCTGTTGAAGACAGCAAAACCCACCTATCCTGCCGATTTCTATCTTGATGACAAGCCCGAAGCCGAATGGCTCCTGCGTCAGCTGGAGACAGGCAACTGA
- a CDS encoding sialidase family protein, whose amino-acid sequence MRLIPLATLLCGLLFTPLSALIQTDTIGTTGVDLQNWGPAWQRIYYLPGFGIYTTWVKTGMWANFYSFTTRTWSGEASVFGSQRNAGGNLAVCTRSSSPYYRSPFISSYINREPRWPIVAVESIPGSGIFSMRPPDSSLIECQRPPIAFTVNNHLHLLCAVPTGDTLLYSRSTDYGITWTDPIPVCGPFLPENPTYTLAGSENSSRLAAVWTNEDSSALWINISEDAGINWTGPQNIFPVPTTITSPKPGRQGAYAIFDRNDRLNVVTQIWDGTHQYPAEIWHWQENRSPAWSLVFRFAPGSVLAGAEPGDPFVLRPTIGQKEDGTLYVLWLNYDSLNYEPQTQIARADLLIAQSPDNGLHWSRPFRLTGPDNCSRLSPCLAPAVTDSLFIICVIDQLAGIYEQGHGSQTVNPVVVLRVPVTQIPGITESAPRLNQQLQNLPTIFRTRQFSPRSCARFYDITGKKLSRPDRAGVYFLSQSGKMLKLLILP is encoded by the coding sequence ATGAGATTAATACCGCTGGCGACCCTGCTCTGCGGCCTGCTGTTCACGCCGCTTTCTGCCCTCATCCAGACCGACACCATCGGCACAACCGGCGTTGACCTGCAGAACTGGGGTCCGGCATGGCAGCGGATCTATTACCTGCCGGGATTCGGGATCTACACCACCTGGGTGAAAACCGGGATGTGGGCAAACTTTTACAGTTTTACCACCCGGACCTGGTCCGGCGAGGCAAGCGTGTTCGGCTCCCAGCGCAACGCCGGCGGAAACCTCGCAGTCTGTACCAGGAGCAGTTCGCCCTATTACCGCTCCCCCTTTATCTCCAGTTACATCAACCGTGAACCCCGCTGGCCCATAGTTGCGGTGGAAAGCATCCCGGGCTCAGGGATATTCAGTATGCGCCCGCCAGACTCCAGCCTGATTGAATGTCAGCGCCCACCGATTGCCTTCACGGTCAATAACCACCTCCATCTGCTGTGTGCAGTTCCGACCGGTGATACTCTGCTCTACTCCCGGTCCACGGATTACGGTATTACCTGGACCGACCCGATTCCGGTCTGCGGACCCTTTCTGCCCGAAAATCCGACCTACACCCTCGCCGGCTCAGAAAACTCCAGCCGGCTGGCTGCGGTCTGGACCAATGAGGACTCATCCGCACTCTGGATCAACATCTCGGAAGATGCGGGCATTAACTGGACCGGACCCCAGAATATCTTTCCTGTTCCGACCACTATTACCAGTCCCAAACCGGGCAGGCAGGGCGCCTATGCCATCTTTGACCGCAATGACCGGCTGAATGTGGTCACTCAGATCTGGGACGGAACTCACCAGTATCCCGCAGAAATCTGGCACTGGCAGGAAAACCGCAGTCCGGCATGGTCGCTGGTCTTCCGCTTCGCTCCCGGCTCGGTGCTCGCCGGTGCCGAACCCGGTGATCCATTTGTCCTGCGTCCAACCATCGGTCAGAAGGAGGATGGCACCTTGTATGTCCTGTGGCTCAACTATGACTCCCTGAACTATGAACCCCAGACCCAGATCGCCCGTGCCGACCTTTTGATCGCCCAGTCGCCGGACAACGGCCTGCACTGGAGCCGGCCGTTCCGGCTTACCGGACCGGATAACTGCTCCCGGCTCAGCCCGTGCCTTGCTCCCGCTGTCACTGATTCCCTGTTCATTATCTGTGTCATCGACCAGCTCGCCGGCATCTATGAACAGGGACACGGCTCCCAGACTGTCAATCCGGTGGTCGTTTTGCGGGTCCCGGTTACCCAGATTCCGGGAATTACCGAATCTGCCCCGCGCCTGAATCAGCAGCTCCAGAACCTGCCGACGATATTCAGAACCCGGCAATTTTCTCCGCGCTCCTGTGCTCGGTTTTATGACATCACCGGTAAAAAATTAAGCCGGCCGGACCGGGCTGGAGTATATTTCCTGTCCCAATCCGGCAAAATGCTGAAACTGCTCATTCTACCTTAG
- a CDS encoding NAD-dependent epimerase/dehydratase family protein translates to MARVLVTGANGFIGSHLCEYLVHQGYQVRALVRKTSNREWLEGLPVELFFGDLTSPDTLKDAVAGVQAVLHTAAVVRARRQEDFVRVNYEGTKALAWLAAEAGIERFVLFSSVAAAGPGSPDRPLDETRAPMPVSNYGRAKLAAENAVLELRGQMKVVILRFPAVYGPRDRDGLMLWRTFARGWAPVLGGTFSLIYVADAVRAAVLAMERDVPSGAIYFVSDGNCYNYDMIAREWERITGKRLRRLRVPPMLGMLAARIYSWLKREGTIFNPDKVRELCQQCWVCENSRAETELGFKSEYDLCRGGEITLRWYKERGWI, encoded by the coding sequence ATGGCCAGGGTGCTGGTGACCGGTGCCAACGGGTTTATCGGTTCCCATTTATGTGAATATCTGGTGCATCAGGGTTATCAGGTGCGGGCGCTGGTCCGTAAAACCAGCAACCGGGAGTGGCTGGAAGGTCTGCCGGTGGAGCTTTTTTTCGGGGATCTGACTTCACCGGATACGCTCAAGGATGCGGTGGCGGGCGTGCAGGCGGTTCTGCATACAGCGGCGGTGGTCCGGGCAAGGCGGCAGGAGGATTTTGTCCGGGTAAATTATGAAGGGACGAAGGCGCTCGCCTGGCTGGCAGCCGAAGCAGGGATTGAGCGTTTTGTACTCTTTTCCTCGGTAGCGGCCGCAGGACCGGGGTCACCGGATCGTCCGCTGGATGAAACCCGGGCCCCGATGCCGGTGAGTAACTATGGGCGGGCAAAGCTGGCAGCAGAAAATGCGGTTCTGGAGTTGAGGGGGCAAATGAAGGTCGTTATTCTCCGTTTTCCGGCGGTCTACGGTCCAAGAGACCGGGACGGGCTCATGCTCTGGCGGACATTTGCCCGGGGCTGGGCACCGGTCCTGGGCGGAACCTTTTCGCTCATCTATGTTGCGGATGCGGTCCGGGCGGCGGTGCTGGCAATGGAACGGGATGTTCCGTCCGGTGCAATTTATTTTGTTTCGGACGGTAATTGCTATAATTACGATATGATTGCCCGGGAGTGGGAACGGATTACGGGCAAGAGATTACGGCGGCTCAGAGTGCCGCCGATGCTGGGAATGCTGGCAGCCCGGATTTATTCCTGGTTGAAGCGGGAAGGGACGATCTTCAATCCGGATAAAGTCCGGGAGCTTTGTCAGCAATGCTGGGTCTGTGAAAACAGCCGGGCAGAAACCGAGCTCGGTTTCAAGTCCGAATACGATTTGTGTAGGGGTGGCGAAATAACGCTGAGGTGGTATAAGGAGAGGGGATGGATATAG